The following proteins are co-located in the Triplophysa dalaica isolate WHDGS20190420 chromosome 2, ASM1584641v1, whole genome shotgun sequence genome:
- the gja8b gene encoding gap junction protein alpha 8 paralog b isoform X2 yields MGDWSFLGNILEEVNEHSTVIGRVWLTVLFIFRILILGTAAEFVWGDEQSDYVCNTQQPGCENVCYDEAFPISHIRLWVLQIIFVSTPSLVYVGHAVHHVHMEEKRKEREEAELNRQQEMNEERLPLAPDQGSVRTAKETSTKGSKKFRLEGTLLRTYICHIIFKTLFEVGFVVGQYYLYGFRILPLYKCSRWPCPNTVDCFVSRPTEKTVFIIFMLAVACVSLFLNFVEISHLGLKKIHFAFRKSGKSQVEGPGVAEKAVSAIQKVKGYKLLEEDKTTSHYFPLTEVYDEMLPSYAQTTVIGPSAAGILRRDEDKDELAMEASETIEDTRPLSSLSKASSRARSDDLTV; encoded by the exons ATGGGTGACTGGAGTTTCCTTGGCAACATCCTCGAGGAAGTCAACGAGCATTCTACTGTAATTGGTAGGGTGTGGCTTACCGTACTCTTCATCTTCCGAATCCTCATTCTGGGGACGGCCGCGGAGTTTGTGTGGGGCGACGAGCAGTCGGATTACGTGTGCAACACGCAGCAGCCCGGTTGCGAGAACGTCTGCTACGACGAGGCCTTCCCTATTTCGCACATTCGCCTTTGGGTTCTCCAGATCATCTTCGTTTCCACCCCATCTCTGGTGTACGTGGGCCATGCCGTCCACCACGTACACATGGAAGAGAAACGCAAGGAAAGAGAAGAGGCAGAACTCAACAGGCAGCAAGAGATGAACGAGGAGAGGCTTCCGCTCGCACCTGATCAGGGAAGCGTCCGCACGGCCAAGGAAACCAGCACGAAGGGCAGCAAGAAGTTCCGTCTGGAGGGCACGTTGTTGAGGACCTATATCTGTCACATTATCTTCAAGACTCTCTTTGAGGTAGGCTTTGTGGTCGGTCAATACTACTTGTACGGCTTCCGAATCTTACCGCTGTACAAGTGCAGCCGTTGGCCGTGCCCGAACACGGTCGACTGCTTCGTCTCGAGACCTACTGAAAAGACcgtcttcatcatcttcatgcTGGCCGTGGCTTGCGTCTCCCTCTTCCTCAACTTTGTAGAAATCAGCCATTTGGGGTTGAAAAAGATCCACTTCGCATTTCGTAAGTCAGGCAAGTCCCAAGTCGAGGGACCCGGGGTTGCCGAGAAGGCGGTGTCCGCCATCCAGAAGGTCAAAGGCTACAAGCTGTTGGAAGAGGACAAGACCACGTCGCATTACTTCCCTTTGACAGAG GTGTACGATGAGATGCTGCCATCCTATGCCCAGACTACCGTGATAGGGCCGAGTGCGGCAGGCATCCTACGCCGAGATGAAGACAAGGACGAGCTGGCCATGGAAGCCAGTGAGACGATAGAAGATACGAGACCCCTCAGCAGTCTAAGCAAGGCCAGCAGCCGTGCACGGTCGGATGACTTGACAGTATAA
- the gja8b gene encoding gap junction protein alpha 8 paralog b isoform X1 has product MGDWSFLGNILEEVNEHSTVIGRVWLTVLFIFRILILGTAAEFVWGDEQSDYVCNTQQPGCENVCYDEAFPISHIRLWVLQIIFVSTPSLVYVGHAVHHVHMEEKRKEREEAELNRQQEMNEERLPLAPDQGSVRTAKETSTKGSKKFRLEGTLLRTYICHIIFKTLFEVGFVVGQYYLYGFRILPLYKCSRWPCPNTVDCFVSRPTEKTVFIIFMLAVACVSLFLNFVEISHLGLKKIHFAFRKSGKSQVEGPGVAEKAVSAIQKVKGYKLLEEDKTTSHYFPLTEVAEQLPAPYEPFEEKSDGASASKKDVSKVYDEMLPSYAQTTVIGPSAAGILRRDEDKDELAMEASETIEDTRPLSSLSKASSRARSDDLTV; this is encoded by the coding sequence ATGGGTGACTGGAGTTTCCTTGGCAACATCCTCGAGGAAGTCAACGAGCATTCTACTGTAATTGGTAGGGTGTGGCTTACCGTACTCTTCATCTTCCGAATCCTCATTCTGGGGACGGCCGCGGAGTTTGTGTGGGGCGACGAGCAGTCGGATTACGTGTGCAACACGCAGCAGCCCGGTTGCGAGAACGTCTGCTACGACGAGGCCTTCCCTATTTCGCACATTCGCCTTTGGGTTCTCCAGATCATCTTCGTTTCCACCCCATCTCTGGTGTACGTGGGCCATGCCGTCCACCACGTACACATGGAAGAGAAACGCAAGGAAAGAGAAGAGGCAGAACTCAACAGGCAGCAAGAGATGAACGAGGAGAGGCTTCCGCTCGCACCTGATCAGGGAAGCGTCCGCACGGCCAAGGAAACCAGCACGAAGGGCAGCAAGAAGTTCCGTCTGGAGGGCACGTTGTTGAGGACCTATATCTGTCACATTATCTTCAAGACTCTCTTTGAGGTAGGCTTTGTGGTCGGTCAATACTACTTGTACGGCTTCCGAATCTTACCGCTGTACAAGTGCAGCCGTTGGCCGTGCCCGAACACGGTCGACTGCTTCGTCTCGAGACCTACTGAAAAGACcgtcttcatcatcttcatgcTGGCCGTGGCTTGCGTCTCCCTCTTCCTCAACTTTGTAGAAATCAGCCATTTGGGGTTGAAAAAGATCCACTTCGCATTTCGTAAGTCAGGCAAGTCCCAAGTCGAGGGACCCGGGGTTGCCGAGAAGGCGGTGTCCGCCATCCAGAAGGTCAAAGGCTACAAGCTGTTGGAAGAGGACAAGACCACGTCGCATTACTTCCCTTTGACAGAGGTAGCGGAGCAGTTGCCGGCACCCTACGAGCCATTTGAGGAAAAATCTGATGGAGCAAGTGCATCTAAGAAAGACGTGTCCAAGGTGTACGATGAGATGCTGCCATCCTATGCCCAGACTACCGTGATAGGGCCGAGTGCGGCAGGCATCCTACGCCGAGATGAAGACAAGGACGAGCTGGCCATGGAAGCCAGTGAGACGATAGAAGATACGAGACCCCTCAGCAGTCTAAGCAAGGCCAGCAGCCGTGCACGGTCGGATGACTTGACAGTATAA